The Hippoglossus stenolepis isolate QCI-W04-F060 chromosome 11, HSTE1.2, whole genome shotgun sequence genome includes a window with the following:
- the gpsm2 gene encoding G-protein-signaling modulator 2 isoform X1 translates to MTTSHVSLRVFQRMMRKYLCDIRWICCHKKRRMEVSCLELALEGERLCKVGDYRAGVSFFEAAIQVGTEDLQVLSAIYSQLGNAYFHLHDYAKALEFHRHDLTLTRTIGDLLGEAKASGNLGNTLKVLGRFDEAVVCCQRHLDIARDMSDKVGQARALYNFGNVYHAKGKSICWSGAEPGDFPEEVMTALKQAAEYYEANLAIVKELGDRAAQGRTYGNLGNTHYLLGNFRKAVASHEQRLLIAKEFGDRSAERRAYCNLGNAYIFLGEFEVAAEHYKRTLQLARQLKDRAVEAQACYSLGNTYTLLQDYERAIDYHLKHLIIAQDLNDRIGEGRACWSLGNAHTALGNHDQAMHFAEKHLEICKETGDRSGELTARMNVSDLQMVLGLSYSTNNSTFSETKDIDQHGARPRMSRRRSMENLELMKLTPDKMNNQKWNSDILTKPPKPSLAKSTSKLFFVNRLRGKKYKAGGSSKVLQDTSNTLDTSQTPAQGPQKRLSPDMLGDEGFFDLLSRFQSNRMDDQRCSIQDKGSRVSLNSDPEQPPRAIRKSVSESANITGGQGRRLDEPSAAGGSLPGLRLHQNSNQAVLNHLMANADNAEPDDDFFDMLVKCQGSRLDDQRCAPPPPPVRGPTVPDEDFFSLIMRSQAKRMDEQRVTLPSAPRPGPPPTKH, encoded by the exons GATGGAGGTCTCCTGCCTGGAGCTGGCGTTGGAGGGTGAGCGGCTCTGTAAGGTGGGCGACTACAGAGCGGGTGTCTCCTTCTTCGAGGCTGCCATCCAGGTGGGCACAGAGGACCTGCAGGTGCTCAGCGCCATCTACAGCCAACTGGGCAATGCGTACTTCCACCTGCATGACTACGCCAAAGCCCTGGAGTTCCACCGGCATGACCTCACCTTGACGAG AACCATCGGGGACCTGCTCGGAGAAGCCAAAGCCAGTGGTAACCTTGGCAACACATTAAAGGTGTTGGGGCGGTTTGATGAGGCTGTAGTTTGCTGTCAGAGGCACTTGGACATAGCGAGAGACATGAGCGACAAG GTGGGTCAGGCGCGAGCTCTGTATAACTTTGGGAATGTTTACCACGCCAAAGGCAAAAGTATCTGCTGGAGCGGAGCTGAGCCTGGAGATTTCCCAGAGGAGGTGATGACAGCACTGAAGCAGGCAGCTGAGTACTACGA GGCCAACTTGGCGATAGTGAAGGAGCTTGGAGACCGGGCCGCCCAGGGTCGAACTTATGGGAACCTCGGCAACACACACTATTTGTTGGGAAACTTTCGCAAAGCTGTGGCTTCTCATGAACAG CGCTTGCTCATAGCGAAGGAATTTGGTGACCGCTCGGCAGAGAGACGCGCTTACTGCAACCTGGGGAACGCCTACATCTTTTTGGGAGAATTTGAAGTGGCAGCCGAGCACTACAA gaggACACTGCAGCTGGCCAGGCAGTTGAAAGATCGAGCTGTGGAGGCCCAGGCCTGCTACAGTCTGGGCAACACCTACACACTTCTCCAGGACTATGAGAGAGCCATAGACTACCACCTCAAACACCTCATCATAGCCCAGGACCTCAacgacag GATTGGGGAAGGCCGTGCATGCTGGAGTTTAGGAAATGCTCACACTGCACTGGGGAACCATGATCAGGCCATGCACTTTGCTGAGAAGCACCTGGAGATCTGCAAAGAG ACTGGAGACAGGAGCGGGGAGCTGACGGCCCGTATGAATGTGTCCGACCTCCAGATGGTTCTGGGTCTGAGCTATAGCACAAATAACTCCACCTTCTCAGAGACTAAAGATATAGACCAGCATG gAGCGAGACCCAGGATGAGCAGGAGACGCAGCATGGAGAACCTGGAGCTGATGAAACTCACTCCAGACAAGATGAAT aaTCAGAAGTGGAACAGCGACATCCTGACCAAACCGCCCAAACCCTCATTGGCTAAGAGCACCTCCAAGCTGTTCTTTGTCAATCGTCTCCGCGGGAAGAAGTACAAGGCCGGTGGCTCCAGTAAGGTCCTCCAGGACACCAGCAACACGCTGGACACCAGTCAGACGCCTGCACAGGGACCTCAGAAG CGACTCAGTCCGGACATGCTCGGAGACGAGGGCTTCTTTGACCTGCTTAGCCGTTTCCAGAGCAACCGCATGGATGACCAGCGCTGTTCCATACAGGATAAGGGCAGCAGGGTATCGTTAAACAGCGACCCAGAGCAGCCTCCAAGAGCCATCAGGAAAT ctgtgTCCGAGTCTGCCAACATCACGGGCGGACAAGGCCGGCGGTTAGACGAGCCGTCGGCAGCAGGGGGGAGCCTGCCCGGCCTCAGGCTCCATCAGAACAGCAACCAGGCCGTGCTCAACCACTTGATGGCCAACGCAGACAACGCTGAGCCTGACGACGACTTCTTCGATATGCTTGTCAAGTGCCAG GGGTCCCGTTTGGATGACCAGCGCTgtgcccctccccctcctccggTCCGAGGGCCCACCGTACCAGATGAGGACTTCTTCAGCCTCATCATGCGCTCTCAGGCCAAACGGATGGATGAGCAACGCGTCACCCTGCCCTCTGCGCCAAGGCCAGGCCCCCCTCCAACTAAGCACTAA
- the gpsm2 gene encoding G-protein-signaling modulator 2 isoform X5, translated as MCSCCGCKTRSRMEVSCLELALEGERLCKVGDYRAGVSFFEAAIQVGTEDLQVLSAIYSQLGNAYFHLHDYAKALEFHRHDLTLTRTIGDLLGEAKASGNLGNTLKVLGRFDEAVVCCQRHLDIARDMSDKVGQARALYNFGNVYHAKGKSICWSGAEPGDFPEEVMTALKQAAEYYEANLAIVKELGDRAAQGRTYGNLGNTHYLLGNFRKAVASHEQRLLIAKEFGDRSAERRAYCNLGNAYIFLGEFEVAAEHYKRTLQLARQLKDRAVEAQACYSLGNTYTLLQDYERAIDYHLKHLIIAQDLNDRIGEGRACWSLGNAHTALGNHDQAMHFAEKHLEICKETGDRSGELTARMNVSDLQMVLGLSYSTNNSTFSETKDIDQHGARPRMSRRRSMENLELMKLTPDKMNNQKWNSDILTKPPKPSLAKSTSKLFFVNRLRGKKYKAGGSSKVLQDTSNTLDTSQTPAQGPQKRLSPDMLGDEGFFDLLSRFQSNRMDDQRCSIQDKGSRVSLNSDPEQPPRAIRKSVSESANITGGQGRRLDEPSAAGGSLPGLRLHQNSNQAVLNHLMANADNAEPDDDFFDMLVKCQGSRLDDQRCAPPPPPVRGPTVPDEDFFSLIMRSQAKRMDEQRVTLPSAPRPGPPPTKH; from the exons GATGGAGGTCTCCTGCCTGGAGCTGGCGTTGGAGGGTGAGCGGCTCTGTAAGGTGGGCGACTACAGAGCGGGTGTCTCCTTCTTCGAGGCTGCCATCCAGGTGGGCACAGAGGACCTGCAGGTGCTCAGCGCCATCTACAGCCAACTGGGCAATGCGTACTTCCACCTGCATGACTACGCCAAAGCCCTGGAGTTCCACCGGCATGACCTCACCTTGACGAG AACCATCGGGGACCTGCTCGGAGAAGCCAAAGCCAGTGGTAACCTTGGCAACACATTAAAGGTGTTGGGGCGGTTTGATGAGGCTGTAGTTTGCTGTCAGAGGCACTTGGACATAGCGAGAGACATGAGCGACAAG GTGGGTCAGGCGCGAGCTCTGTATAACTTTGGGAATGTTTACCACGCCAAAGGCAAAAGTATCTGCTGGAGCGGAGCTGAGCCTGGAGATTTCCCAGAGGAGGTGATGACAGCACTGAAGCAGGCAGCTGAGTACTACGA GGCCAACTTGGCGATAGTGAAGGAGCTTGGAGACCGGGCCGCCCAGGGTCGAACTTATGGGAACCTCGGCAACACACACTATTTGTTGGGAAACTTTCGCAAAGCTGTGGCTTCTCATGAACAG CGCTTGCTCATAGCGAAGGAATTTGGTGACCGCTCGGCAGAGAGACGCGCTTACTGCAACCTGGGGAACGCCTACATCTTTTTGGGAGAATTTGAAGTGGCAGCCGAGCACTACAA gaggACACTGCAGCTGGCCAGGCAGTTGAAAGATCGAGCTGTGGAGGCCCAGGCCTGCTACAGTCTGGGCAACACCTACACACTTCTCCAGGACTATGAGAGAGCCATAGACTACCACCTCAAACACCTCATCATAGCCCAGGACCTCAacgacag GATTGGGGAAGGCCGTGCATGCTGGAGTTTAGGAAATGCTCACACTGCACTGGGGAACCATGATCAGGCCATGCACTTTGCTGAGAAGCACCTGGAGATCTGCAAAGAG ACTGGAGACAGGAGCGGGGAGCTGACGGCCCGTATGAATGTGTCCGACCTCCAGATGGTTCTGGGTCTGAGCTATAGCACAAATAACTCCACCTTCTCAGAGACTAAAGATATAGACCAGCATG gAGCGAGACCCAGGATGAGCAGGAGACGCAGCATGGAGAACCTGGAGCTGATGAAACTCACTCCAGACAAGATGAAT aaTCAGAAGTGGAACAGCGACATCCTGACCAAACCGCCCAAACCCTCATTGGCTAAGAGCACCTCCAAGCTGTTCTTTGTCAATCGTCTCCGCGGGAAGAAGTACAAGGCCGGTGGCTCCAGTAAGGTCCTCCAGGACACCAGCAACACGCTGGACACCAGTCAGACGCCTGCACAGGGACCTCAGAAG CGACTCAGTCCGGACATGCTCGGAGACGAGGGCTTCTTTGACCTGCTTAGCCGTTTCCAGAGCAACCGCATGGATGACCAGCGCTGTTCCATACAGGATAAGGGCAGCAGGGTATCGTTAAACAGCGACCCAGAGCAGCCTCCAAGAGCCATCAGGAAAT ctgtgTCCGAGTCTGCCAACATCACGGGCGGACAAGGCCGGCGGTTAGACGAGCCGTCGGCAGCAGGGGGGAGCCTGCCCGGCCTCAGGCTCCATCAGAACAGCAACCAGGCCGTGCTCAACCACTTGATGGCCAACGCAGACAACGCTGAGCCTGACGACGACTTCTTCGATATGCTTGTCAAGTGCCAG GGGTCCCGTTTGGATGACCAGCGCTgtgcccctccccctcctccggTCCGAGGGCCCACCGTACCAGATGAGGACTTCTTCAGCCTCATCATGCGCTCTCAGGCCAAACGGATGGATGAGCAACGCGTCACCCTGCCCTCTGCGCCAAGGCCAGGCCCCCCTCCAACTAAGCACTAA
- the gpsm2 gene encoding G-protein-signaling modulator 2 isoform X4, translating into MDTSCSVVSTQAEEQSLHVRYRMEVSCLELALEGERLCKVGDYRAGVSFFEAAIQVGTEDLQVLSAIYSQLGNAYFHLHDYAKALEFHRHDLTLTRTIGDLLGEAKASGNLGNTLKVLGRFDEAVVCCQRHLDIARDMSDKVGQARALYNFGNVYHAKGKSICWSGAEPGDFPEEVMTALKQAAEYYEANLAIVKELGDRAAQGRTYGNLGNTHYLLGNFRKAVASHEQRLLIAKEFGDRSAERRAYCNLGNAYIFLGEFEVAAEHYKRTLQLARQLKDRAVEAQACYSLGNTYTLLQDYERAIDYHLKHLIIAQDLNDRIGEGRACWSLGNAHTALGNHDQAMHFAEKHLEICKETGDRSGELTARMNVSDLQMVLGLSYSTNNSTFSETKDIDQHGARPRMSRRRSMENLELMKLTPDKMNKWNSDILTKPPKPSLAKSTSKLFFVNRLRGKKYKAGGSSKVLQDTSNTLDTSQTPAQGPQKRLSPDMLGDEGFFDLLSRFQSNRMDDQRCSIQDKGSRVSLNSDPEQPPRAIRKSVSESANITGGQGRRLDEPSAAGGSLPGLRLHQNSNQAVLNHLMANADNAEPDDDFFDMLVKCQGSRLDDQRCAPPPPPVRGPTVPDEDFFSLIMRSQAKRMDEQRVTLPSAPRPGPPPTKH; encoded by the exons GATGGAGGTCTCCTGCCTGGAGCTGGCGTTGGAGGGTGAGCGGCTCTGTAAGGTGGGCGACTACAGAGCGGGTGTCTCCTTCTTCGAGGCTGCCATCCAGGTGGGCACAGAGGACCTGCAGGTGCTCAGCGCCATCTACAGCCAACTGGGCAATGCGTACTTCCACCTGCATGACTACGCCAAAGCCCTGGAGTTCCACCGGCATGACCTCACCTTGACGAG AACCATCGGGGACCTGCTCGGAGAAGCCAAAGCCAGTGGTAACCTTGGCAACACATTAAAGGTGTTGGGGCGGTTTGATGAGGCTGTAGTTTGCTGTCAGAGGCACTTGGACATAGCGAGAGACATGAGCGACAAG GTGGGTCAGGCGCGAGCTCTGTATAACTTTGGGAATGTTTACCACGCCAAAGGCAAAAGTATCTGCTGGAGCGGAGCTGAGCCTGGAGATTTCCCAGAGGAGGTGATGACAGCACTGAAGCAGGCAGCTGAGTACTACGA GGCCAACTTGGCGATAGTGAAGGAGCTTGGAGACCGGGCCGCCCAGGGTCGAACTTATGGGAACCTCGGCAACACACACTATTTGTTGGGAAACTTTCGCAAAGCTGTGGCTTCTCATGAACAG CGCTTGCTCATAGCGAAGGAATTTGGTGACCGCTCGGCAGAGAGACGCGCTTACTGCAACCTGGGGAACGCCTACATCTTTTTGGGAGAATTTGAAGTGGCAGCCGAGCACTACAA gaggACACTGCAGCTGGCCAGGCAGTTGAAAGATCGAGCTGTGGAGGCCCAGGCCTGCTACAGTCTGGGCAACACCTACACACTTCTCCAGGACTATGAGAGAGCCATAGACTACCACCTCAAACACCTCATCATAGCCCAGGACCTCAacgacag GATTGGGGAAGGCCGTGCATGCTGGAGTTTAGGAAATGCTCACACTGCACTGGGGAACCATGATCAGGCCATGCACTTTGCTGAGAAGCACCTGGAGATCTGCAAAGAG ACTGGAGACAGGAGCGGGGAGCTGACGGCCCGTATGAATGTGTCCGACCTCCAGATGGTTCTGGGTCTGAGCTATAGCACAAATAACTCCACCTTCTCAGAGACTAAAGATATAGACCAGCATG gAGCGAGACCCAGGATGAGCAGGAGACGCAGCATGGAGAACCTGGAGCTGATGAAACTCACTCCAGACAAGATGAAT AAGTGGAACAGCGACATCCTGACCAAACCGCCCAAACCCTCATTGGCTAAGAGCACCTCCAAGCTGTTCTTTGTCAATCGTCTCCGCGGGAAGAAGTACAAGGCCGGTGGCTCCAGTAAGGTCCTCCAGGACACCAGCAACACGCTGGACACCAGTCAGACGCCTGCACAGGGACCTCAGAAG CGACTCAGTCCGGACATGCTCGGAGACGAGGGCTTCTTTGACCTGCTTAGCCGTTTCCAGAGCAACCGCATGGATGACCAGCGCTGTTCCATACAGGATAAGGGCAGCAGGGTATCGTTAAACAGCGACCCAGAGCAGCCTCCAAGAGCCATCAGGAAAT ctgtgTCCGAGTCTGCCAACATCACGGGCGGACAAGGCCGGCGGTTAGACGAGCCGTCGGCAGCAGGGGGGAGCCTGCCCGGCCTCAGGCTCCATCAGAACAGCAACCAGGCCGTGCTCAACCACTTGATGGCCAACGCAGACAACGCTGAGCCTGACGACGACTTCTTCGATATGCTTGTCAAGTGCCAG GGGTCCCGTTTGGATGACCAGCGCTgtgcccctccccctcctccggTCCGAGGGCCCACCGTACCAGATGAGGACTTCTTCAGCCTCATCATGCGCTCTCAGGCCAAACGGATGGATGAGCAACGCGTCACCCTGCCCTCTGCGCCAAGGCCAGGCCCCCCTCCAACTAAGCACTAA
- the gpsm2 gene encoding G-protein-signaling modulator 2 isoform X3, protein MDTSCSVVSTQAEEQSLHVRYRMEVSCLELALEGERLCKVGDYRAGVSFFEAAIQVGTEDLQVLSAIYSQLGNAYFHLHDYAKALEFHRHDLTLTRTIGDLLGEAKASGNLGNTLKVLGRFDEAVVCCQRHLDIARDMSDKVGQARALYNFGNVYHAKGKSICWSGAEPGDFPEEVMTALKQAAEYYEANLAIVKELGDRAAQGRTYGNLGNTHYLLGNFRKAVASHEQRLLIAKEFGDRSAERRAYCNLGNAYIFLGEFEVAAEHYKRTLQLARQLKDRAVEAQACYSLGNTYTLLQDYERAIDYHLKHLIIAQDLNDRIGEGRACWSLGNAHTALGNHDQAMHFAEKHLEICKETGDRSGELTARMNVSDLQMVLGLSYSTNNSTFSETKDIDQHGARPRMSRRRSMENLELMKLTPDKMNNQKWNSDILTKPPKPSLAKSTSKLFFVNRLRGKKYKAGGSSKVLQDTSNTLDTSQTPAQGPQKRLSPDMLGDEGFFDLLSRFQSNRMDDQRCSIQDKGSRVSLNSDPEQPPRAIRKSVSESANITGGQGRRLDEPSAAGGSLPGLRLHQNSNQAVLNHLMANADNAEPDDDFFDMLVKCQGSRLDDQRCAPPPPPVRGPTVPDEDFFSLIMRSQAKRMDEQRVTLPSAPRPGPPPTKH, encoded by the exons GATGGAGGTCTCCTGCCTGGAGCTGGCGTTGGAGGGTGAGCGGCTCTGTAAGGTGGGCGACTACAGAGCGGGTGTCTCCTTCTTCGAGGCTGCCATCCAGGTGGGCACAGAGGACCTGCAGGTGCTCAGCGCCATCTACAGCCAACTGGGCAATGCGTACTTCCACCTGCATGACTACGCCAAAGCCCTGGAGTTCCACCGGCATGACCTCACCTTGACGAG AACCATCGGGGACCTGCTCGGAGAAGCCAAAGCCAGTGGTAACCTTGGCAACACATTAAAGGTGTTGGGGCGGTTTGATGAGGCTGTAGTTTGCTGTCAGAGGCACTTGGACATAGCGAGAGACATGAGCGACAAG GTGGGTCAGGCGCGAGCTCTGTATAACTTTGGGAATGTTTACCACGCCAAAGGCAAAAGTATCTGCTGGAGCGGAGCTGAGCCTGGAGATTTCCCAGAGGAGGTGATGACAGCACTGAAGCAGGCAGCTGAGTACTACGA GGCCAACTTGGCGATAGTGAAGGAGCTTGGAGACCGGGCCGCCCAGGGTCGAACTTATGGGAACCTCGGCAACACACACTATTTGTTGGGAAACTTTCGCAAAGCTGTGGCTTCTCATGAACAG CGCTTGCTCATAGCGAAGGAATTTGGTGACCGCTCGGCAGAGAGACGCGCTTACTGCAACCTGGGGAACGCCTACATCTTTTTGGGAGAATTTGAAGTGGCAGCCGAGCACTACAA gaggACACTGCAGCTGGCCAGGCAGTTGAAAGATCGAGCTGTGGAGGCCCAGGCCTGCTACAGTCTGGGCAACACCTACACACTTCTCCAGGACTATGAGAGAGCCATAGACTACCACCTCAAACACCTCATCATAGCCCAGGACCTCAacgacag GATTGGGGAAGGCCGTGCATGCTGGAGTTTAGGAAATGCTCACACTGCACTGGGGAACCATGATCAGGCCATGCACTTTGCTGAGAAGCACCTGGAGATCTGCAAAGAG ACTGGAGACAGGAGCGGGGAGCTGACGGCCCGTATGAATGTGTCCGACCTCCAGATGGTTCTGGGTCTGAGCTATAGCACAAATAACTCCACCTTCTCAGAGACTAAAGATATAGACCAGCATG gAGCGAGACCCAGGATGAGCAGGAGACGCAGCATGGAGAACCTGGAGCTGATGAAACTCACTCCAGACAAGATGAAT aaTCAGAAGTGGAACAGCGACATCCTGACCAAACCGCCCAAACCCTCATTGGCTAAGAGCACCTCCAAGCTGTTCTTTGTCAATCGTCTCCGCGGGAAGAAGTACAAGGCCGGTGGCTCCAGTAAGGTCCTCCAGGACACCAGCAACACGCTGGACACCAGTCAGACGCCTGCACAGGGACCTCAGAAG CGACTCAGTCCGGACATGCTCGGAGACGAGGGCTTCTTTGACCTGCTTAGCCGTTTCCAGAGCAACCGCATGGATGACCAGCGCTGTTCCATACAGGATAAGGGCAGCAGGGTATCGTTAAACAGCGACCCAGAGCAGCCTCCAAGAGCCATCAGGAAAT ctgtgTCCGAGTCTGCCAACATCACGGGCGGACAAGGCCGGCGGTTAGACGAGCCGTCGGCAGCAGGGGGGAGCCTGCCCGGCCTCAGGCTCCATCAGAACAGCAACCAGGCCGTGCTCAACCACTTGATGGCCAACGCAGACAACGCTGAGCCTGACGACGACTTCTTCGATATGCTTGTCAAGTGCCAG GGGTCCCGTTTGGATGACCAGCGCTgtgcccctccccctcctccggTCCGAGGGCCCACCGTACCAGATGAGGACTTCTTCAGCCTCATCATGCGCTCTCAGGCCAAACGGATGGATGAGCAACGCGTCACCCTGCCCTCTGCGCCAAGGCCAGGCCCCCCTCCAACTAAGCACTAA
- the gpsm2 gene encoding G-protein-signaling modulator 2 isoform X2, which yields MTTSHVSLRVFQRMMRKYLCDIRWICCHKKRRMEVSCLELALEGERLCKVGDYRAGVSFFEAAIQVGTEDLQVLSAIYSQLGNAYFHLHDYAKALEFHRHDLTLTRTIGDLLGEAKASGNLGNTLKVLGRFDEAVVCCQRHLDIARDMSDKVGQARALYNFGNVYHAKGKSICWSGAEPGDFPEEVMTALKQAAEYYEANLAIVKELGDRAAQGRTYGNLGNTHYLLGNFRKAVASHEQRLLIAKEFGDRSAERRAYCNLGNAYIFLGEFEVAAEHYKRTLQLARQLKDRAVEAQACYSLGNTYTLLQDYERAIDYHLKHLIIAQDLNDRIGEGRACWSLGNAHTALGNHDQAMHFAEKHLEICKETGDRSGELTARMNVSDLQMVLGLSYSTNNSTFSETKDIDQHGARPRMSRRRSMENLELMKLTPDKMNKWNSDILTKPPKPSLAKSTSKLFFVNRLRGKKYKAGGSSKVLQDTSNTLDTSQTPAQGPQKRLSPDMLGDEGFFDLLSRFQSNRMDDQRCSIQDKGSRVSLNSDPEQPPRAIRKSVSESANITGGQGRRLDEPSAAGGSLPGLRLHQNSNQAVLNHLMANADNAEPDDDFFDMLVKCQGSRLDDQRCAPPPPPVRGPTVPDEDFFSLIMRSQAKRMDEQRVTLPSAPRPGPPPTKH from the exons GATGGAGGTCTCCTGCCTGGAGCTGGCGTTGGAGGGTGAGCGGCTCTGTAAGGTGGGCGACTACAGAGCGGGTGTCTCCTTCTTCGAGGCTGCCATCCAGGTGGGCACAGAGGACCTGCAGGTGCTCAGCGCCATCTACAGCCAACTGGGCAATGCGTACTTCCACCTGCATGACTACGCCAAAGCCCTGGAGTTCCACCGGCATGACCTCACCTTGACGAG AACCATCGGGGACCTGCTCGGAGAAGCCAAAGCCAGTGGTAACCTTGGCAACACATTAAAGGTGTTGGGGCGGTTTGATGAGGCTGTAGTTTGCTGTCAGAGGCACTTGGACATAGCGAGAGACATGAGCGACAAG GTGGGTCAGGCGCGAGCTCTGTATAACTTTGGGAATGTTTACCACGCCAAAGGCAAAAGTATCTGCTGGAGCGGAGCTGAGCCTGGAGATTTCCCAGAGGAGGTGATGACAGCACTGAAGCAGGCAGCTGAGTACTACGA GGCCAACTTGGCGATAGTGAAGGAGCTTGGAGACCGGGCCGCCCAGGGTCGAACTTATGGGAACCTCGGCAACACACACTATTTGTTGGGAAACTTTCGCAAAGCTGTGGCTTCTCATGAACAG CGCTTGCTCATAGCGAAGGAATTTGGTGACCGCTCGGCAGAGAGACGCGCTTACTGCAACCTGGGGAACGCCTACATCTTTTTGGGAGAATTTGAAGTGGCAGCCGAGCACTACAA gaggACACTGCAGCTGGCCAGGCAGTTGAAAGATCGAGCTGTGGAGGCCCAGGCCTGCTACAGTCTGGGCAACACCTACACACTTCTCCAGGACTATGAGAGAGCCATAGACTACCACCTCAAACACCTCATCATAGCCCAGGACCTCAacgacag GATTGGGGAAGGCCGTGCATGCTGGAGTTTAGGAAATGCTCACACTGCACTGGGGAACCATGATCAGGCCATGCACTTTGCTGAGAAGCACCTGGAGATCTGCAAAGAG ACTGGAGACAGGAGCGGGGAGCTGACGGCCCGTATGAATGTGTCCGACCTCCAGATGGTTCTGGGTCTGAGCTATAGCACAAATAACTCCACCTTCTCAGAGACTAAAGATATAGACCAGCATG gAGCGAGACCCAGGATGAGCAGGAGACGCAGCATGGAGAACCTGGAGCTGATGAAACTCACTCCAGACAAGATGAAT AAGTGGAACAGCGACATCCTGACCAAACCGCCCAAACCCTCATTGGCTAAGAGCACCTCCAAGCTGTTCTTTGTCAATCGTCTCCGCGGGAAGAAGTACAAGGCCGGTGGCTCCAGTAAGGTCCTCCAGGACACCAGCAACACGCTGGACACCAGTCAGACGCCTGCACAGGGACCTCAGAAG CGACTCAGTCCGGACATGCTCGGAGACGAGGGCTTCTTTGACCTGCTTAGCCGTTTCCAGAGCAACCGCATGGATGACCAGCGCTGTTCCATACAGGATAAGGGCAGCAGGGTATCGTTAAACAGCGACCCAGAGCAGCCTCCAAGAGCCATCAGGAAAT ctgtgTCCGAGTCTGCCAACATCACGGGCGGACAAGGCCGGCGGTTAGACGAGCCGTCGGCAGCAGGGGGGAGCCTGCCCGGCCTCAGGCTCCATCAGAACAGCAACCAGGCCGTGCTCAACCACTTGATGGCCAACGCAGACAACGCTGAGCCTGACGACGACTTCTTCGATATGCTTGTCAAGTGCCAG GGGTCCCGTTTGGATGACCAGCGCTgtgcccctccccctcctccggTCCGAGGGCCCACCGTACCAGATGAGGACTTCTTCAGCCTCATCATGCGCTCTCAGGCCAAACGGATGGATGAGCAACGCGTCACCCTGCCCTCTGCGCCAAGGCCAGGCCCCCCTCCAACTAAGCACTAA